The Eurosta solidaginis isolate ZX-2024a chromosome 4, ASM4086904v1, whole genome shotgun sequence genome includes a window with the following:
- the yl gene encoding vitellogenin receptor Yl isoform X3 translates to MAKTLFLPLENVRKKQSPTLSTSSSTAFCIVVVLLLFPTLLTHTSAHPICGTDQFQCRDGSCILQEKMCDGRRDCPDNSDEVDCEKEMCHKPNWFQCAKPNGPCLASELICNGVENCPGGEDELDCVISSSRASKWMSVSSGRMASKSTDVGTGGWHETKRNCSAYEYSCRTDHTCIPLDFMCDGKSDCHDRSDELDGCEGAKISCPGFFCNNKKCLQSKKWICDGVDDCGDGSDEHRCGVNCTLEQGKFLCHDNSSCLSLDSACNGKKECADDSDESHQCSSSINSCSTKVCPPASTCKMLPDRGAECICPAGYRMSMLENACRDIDECVEIYGLCSHGCQNTRGSYRCTCDVGYVLRADNSTCEAYGGDPLLLYTTQIAVMGVHLRNKLVYTVAKNLTKVIGVAFDGKNIYWTNIQNEAESIVKANADGTNPEILLTSGLDAPEDMAVDWLTGNIYFSDNTMHHIAVCSNEGLYCTALITVDVHQPRGVALWPQRGQMFWTDWGIKPMIARASMDGSNSLTLVTENIHWPNGIALDMHNERIYWVDAKLATMESTRPDGTDRRRILEGIMKHPYGLDIFEENIYWSDWGTKSVHKCHKFTGKGHQIVTKDRTIYAVHIYHTAKQPKIDHACMRMRCSHLCLLSEGGRSTCACPDGMQLGADRMRCIKTHKKQRLFIALKNSLLEMDHTKFGRHTILQTHHLPIYISQMAYNNVNGKLIIADNIQRTIFEYDLLTAHISVLTRDNIGNITSIEFDYLSHNIYWTDAERHVVEVYSLQTSHRAIVSFFAGLEVPIALAIIPEDGIMFVALRTRKYVHIDQLPLCGNGPHTHAFEDELGDDDFHFAIDYETKTLYWSDTELGRISFTDYRNLQDYTFRKRLKRPYALALIEDDLFWSELHSSTIYWTHKNNMGTVKRVEIQIAQPTYAHILPARIPLTASRPVSLLEHPCQHENGGCSHICVTVAQFSKACLCPAGLVFRDMTNTTCIESLDCEFRCRSGECLTQSRRCNGRKDCPDGSDELGCDPASTKRHKVICAIGEFMCHDSTQCVKKSLRCDGRKDCHDGSDETHCVKFDKDKRCHSHQHACDNGNCVDMSVVCDGSDDCGDHSDETNCKSNVKETTGDLPVCAADMFQCNTGTCIAQSWECDGKLDCTDGSDEHEKCGTKECPTDMHKCMLRQCIDRRLVCDGNNDCGDYSDEINCDFTTGKQRNLTCSASDHTMYQCRSDPSICLELSARCNGTAECPRGEDEEKCGVVCSIYEFQCESNNECIRKEFRCDRDNDCADGSDEKNCEHYKNTTISTGITKSKLNERACGPNMFDCKDGQCVEMSRVCNNFEDCDSGADEGPLCETACSPATSRRICMHKCRPTPIGAVCSCFPGYYLDTDQRTCIDVNECEESEPCAQICENTHGSYRCQCYPDFMLRPDKTTCKSIESQSALMFSTYNEVRSMTEQPITLRVAWAVNDTKIAGFDLNIRKREAYFTTDVENVLYKVDMEKGEVIAGLRVQTPTKVAVDWITDNVYVITRAAQYGIHVCSFHAKMCGRIVTSLPRDTIRTLAIDALKRRLFYVTVRSHSFNLPLSEVNMVHLDGKKRETLLVKQGGYITALACDPYKRQLYFVDMHTKTLQVMDYKTKTKPIPRTIIQKGNVVMHPSGLTIYENQAFIVNIGSKEAINCQLFGARDCKAFNLNILNAEDVVVDGATRQPLATNPCDMAKCHGMCVQADYGYECMCGDVIVNENVHCPKSTHNEILSSAIQQIDEYESTSHAAITTILVLIFLIMLCAGVGIRYLHSTTLPSLWGARSNKVASAAQPPLLMETQIAEEVATISWQESRGGNMFRRFIDFCQARGGVRCRVRKFFSKRQRCKQKIAQTSCTLSILSRPTKQSGWRQLNGHPKNWWSQNFYTPPVVQSEFMMMMMLPDRNLPPR, encoded by the exons AT GGCAAAAACCCTATTTCTCCCGTTAGAAAATGTGCGCAAAAAACAATCACCTACCTTGTCTACATCTAGTAGCACCGCTTTCTGCATTGTTGTCGTATTGCTATTATTTCCAACTTTACTTACACACACTTCTGCTCATCCCATTTGTGGCACCGATCAATTTCAATGTCGAGATGGAAGTTGCATCTTACAGGAGAAGATGTGTGATGGACGTCGCGACTGTCCCGATAACTCGGACGAAGTGGATTGTG AAAAGGAAATGTGCCACAAGCCGAATTGGTTTCAATGTGCCAAACCCAATGGACCCTGTTTGGCGTCGGAGCTTATTTGTAATGGCGTCGAAAATTGTCCAGGTGGTGAAGATGAATTAGACTGTGTGATTTCGTCGTCTCGTGCTTCGAAGTGGATGAGTGTTAGCAGTGGTAGGATGGCTTCGAAAAGTACAGACGTCGGCACAGGCGGCTGGCATGAGACAAAACGCAATTGTAGCGCATACGAGTATAGCTGTCGCACCGATCATACTTGTATACCGTTAGATTTTATGTGCGATGGTAAGAGTGATTGTCATGATCGTTCCGATGAGTTGGATGGTTGCGAAGGCGCGAAGATCAGCTGTCCGGGGTTtttctgcaataataaaaaatgctTGCAAAGCAAGAAATGGATTTGTGATGGCGTGGATGATTGTGGTGATGGCAGTGATGAGCACAGATGCG GCGTCAATTGCACATTGGAGCAGGGCAAGTTCCTTTGTCACGACAATTCGAGTTGTCTCTCCCTAGATTCGGCCTGCAATGGTAAAAAAGAATGTGCCGATGACAGTGATGAATCTCATCAGTGTAGTTCCTCGATTAATAGTTGTAGCACAAAAGTATGCCCACCAGCATCGACGTGTAAAATGTTACCAGATCGGGGTGCTGAATGTATTTGCCCCGCAGGTTATCGTATGTCCATGTTGGAGAATGCCTGTAGGGATATCGACGAATGTGTGGAAATTTATGGACTATGCTCGCATGGTTGCCAGAATACTCGTGGTTCATATCGTTGTACTTGCGATGTAGGTTACGTTCTGAGGGCTGATAATAGCACTTGTGAGGCGTATGGTGGTGATCCGCTTCTGCTCTACACCACTCAAATAGCTGTTATGGGGGTGCATTTACGTAATAAACTGGTCTATACAGTGGCAAAGAATTTAACCAAAGTTATTGGTGTTGCCTTTGATGGGAAAAATATCTATTGGACGAATATACAAAATGAAGCGGAAAGTATTGTGAAGGCAAATGCTGATGGCACAAATCCGGAAATATTGCTTACATCCGGCTTGGATGCACCCGAAGATATGGCTGTCGATTGGTTAACGG GAAATATATACTTCTCTGACAATACAATGCACCACATTGCCGTCTGCTCAAATGAAGGACTCTACTGCACCGCACTTATCACAGTTGACGTACATCAACCGCGAGGTGTCGCACTTTGGCCACAGCGCGGACAAATGTTCTGGACGGATTGGGGTATTAAACCGATGATTGCGCGTGCCTCCATGGATGGCAGCAACTCACTAACGCTAGTTACGGAAAACATACATTGGCCCAACGGAATTGCATTGGATATGCACAATGAACGCATCTATTGGGTTGACGCTAAATTGGCCACAATGGAAAGTACACGACCTGATGGCACCGATCGTCGACGAATACTCGAAGGTATAATGAAACATCCATATGGTCTGGATATATTTGAAGAGAATATCTATTGGTCTGATTGGGGCACGAAGAGTGTGCATAAATGTCATAAATTTACTGGTAAAGGACATCAGATTGTGACTAAGGATCGCACGATCTATGCAGTACATATTTATCATACAGCGAAGCAACCGAAAATTGATCATGCGTGCATGCGTATGCGTTGCTCTCACTTATGCTTGCTCAGCGAGGGGGGGCGGTCTACATGTGCTTGTCCCGATGGTATGCAATTGGGTGCGGATCGTATGCGTTGTATTAAGACACATAAAAAACAGAGGCTTTTTATTGCTTTGAAAAATTCATTGCTAGAAATGGATCATACGAAATTTGGACGGCATACGATCTTGCAAACGCATCATCTGCCGATTTATATAAGTCAAATGGCGTATAATAATGTTAATGGCAAATTGATCATAGCTGATAATATACAACGTACGATTTTTGAGTATGATCTACTCACGGCTCATATTTCAGTGTTGACACGAGATAATATTGGTAATATAACGTCGATTGAGTTTG ATTACCTCTCACACAATATATACTGGACAGATGCGGAACGCCATGTGGTAGAAGTTTACTCACTGCAGACAAGTCATCGCGCTATAGTAAGCTTTTTCGCTGGTTTAGAAGTACCTATTGCGCTCGCTATCATACCTGAGGACGG CATTATGTTTGTTGCACTGCGCACACGCAAATATGTACACATCGATCAGCTGCCACTCTGCGGCAATGGACCGCACACTCACGCTTTTGAGGATGAACTGGGCGATGATGACTTCCATTTTGCAATCGATTATGAAACTAAAACTCTTTATTGGTCTGACACCGAGCTTGGTCGCATCTCTTTTACCGATTATCGCAACCTCCAGGATTATACGTTCCGTAAACGTCTCAAGCGTCCTTATGCCCTCGCGCTGATCGAAGATGATCTTTTTTGGTCAGAGTTGCACTCCTCAACTATATATTGGACTCATAAAAATAATATGGGCACTGTGAAACGTGTTGAAATTCAAATAGCTCAACCCACTTATGCGCATATATTACCTGCACGCATTCCCCTCACGGCCAGTCGACCAGTTTCGCTTCTAGAGCATCCCTGTCAACATGAGAATGGTGGTTGTTCACATATTTGCGTAACGGTTGCACAGTTTAGCAAAGCGTGTTTATGCCCGGCAGGACTTGTTTTCCGTGATATGACCAATACTACCTGCATTGAGTCGTTGGATTGCGAATTCCGTTGCCGCTCAGGTGAGTGTTTGACGCAATCGCGTCGCTGCAATGGACGTAAAGATTGTCCGGATGGCTCTGATGAATTGGGTTGCGATCCGGCTAGCACGAAGCGTCACAAAGTTATATGTGCGATTGGAGAGTTCATGTGTCATGATTCGACACAATGTGTTAAGAAAAGTTTGCGCTGCGATGGACGCAAGGACTGTCATGATGGTTCGGATGAGACACACTGCGTCAAATTCG ACAAAGATAAACGTTGTCACAGTCATCAGCATGCCTGCGATAACGGTAACTGCGTAGATATGAGTGTCGTTTGCGATGGCTCTGACGACTGTGGTGATCATTCGGATGAAACGAACTGTAAATCTAATGTTAAGGAGACCACGGGCGATTTGCCCGTTTGCGCAGCGGATATGTTTCAATGCAACACGGGTACATGCATCGCACAAAGCTGGGAATGCGATGGGAAGCTAGATTGTACGGACGGTTCAGATGAGCACGAAAAATGTG GAACCAAAGAATGTCCCACCGATATGCATAAATGTATGCTCCGCCAGTGTATTGATCGACGTCTGGTATGCGATGGCAACAATGACTGCGGCGACTATTCAGATGAAATTAATTGTGACTTCACCACGGGCAAGCAACGCAATCTAACCTGCAGCGCCTCAGATCATACCATGTACCAATGTCGGAGCGATCCAAGTATTTGTCTAGAGTTGAGTGCACGTTGCAATGGTACAGCCGAATGTCCACGCGGTGAGGATGAGGAAAAATGTGGTGTGGTATGCAGTATttatgaatttcaatgcgaatcaAACAACGAATGCATACGTAAGGAATTCCGTTGCGATCGCGATAATGATTGTGCTGATGGTTCAGATGAAAAGAATTGTGAACATTACAAAAATACCACAATATCTACCGGCATAACCAAGTCCAAACTAAATGAACGAGCTTGTGGACCGAATATGTTCGATTGCAAGGATGGCCAATGTGTGGAAATGTCTCGTGTATGTAATAATTTCGAAGATTGTGACAGTGGCGCCGATGAGGGACCACTCTGTGAAACAGCATGTAGTCCGGCAACAAGTCGACGAATTTGTATGCATAAATGTCGTCCCACGCCAATTGGTGCCGTATGCTCATGCTTTCCAGGCTATTATTTGGATACAGATCAGCGTACGTGCATAGATGTGAATGAATGCGAGGAGAGTGAGCCGTGTGCTCAAATATGTGAGAATACACATGGTTCGTATCGTTGTCAATGTTATCCAGATTTTATGCTGCGTCCCGATAAGACTACTTGCAAGTCCATTGAAAGTCAATCGGCTTTAATGTTTTCCACCTACAATGAAGTGCGTAGCATGACTGAGCAACCGATAACATTGCGTGTCGCATGGGCTGTTAATGATACGAAGATTGCAGGTTTTGATTTGAATATACGTAAAAGGGAGGCTTACTTTACTACGGATGTCGAGAATGTGTTGTATAAGGTGGATATGGAGAAGGGTGAGGTGATAGCTGGTTTACGTGTGCAGACTCCCACTAAAGTGGCCGTCGACTGGATTACAG ATAACGTTTATGTCATTACCCGCGCCGCTCAATACGGCATACACGTTTGTTCATTCCATGCGAAAATGTGTGGACGCATAGTTACATCACTTCCCCGCGACACCATACGAACACTGGCCATAGATGCACTAAAGCGACGCCTCTTCTATGTTACTGTACGCTCGCACTCCTTCAACTTACCCCTTTCAGAGGTGAACATGGTTCACTTAGATGGTAAAAAACGTGAGACGTTGTTAGTTAAACAGGGTGGCTACATCACGGCTTTGGCTTGTGATCCCTACAAGCGTCAACTGTACTTTGTCGATATGCATACGAAAACATTACAAGTGATGGATTATAAAACGAAGACGAAGCCTATACCGCGCACCATAATACAAAAGGGTAATGTAGTAATGCATCCATCCGGTCTAACGATTTATGAAAATCAGGCGTTCATTGTGAATATTGGCTCTAAGGAAGCTATTAATTGCCAACTATTTGGTGCACGTGATTGCAAAGCTTTCAACTTGAATATTCTAAATGCGGAAGATGTAGTTGTAGATGGCGCCACACGTCAACCGCTGGCAACAAATCCATGCGATATGGCCAAATGTCATGGTATGTGCGTGCAAGCTGATTATGGTTACGAGTGTATGTGTGGCGATGTGATTGTGAACGAAAATGTACATTGTCCGAAGAGCACACATAATGAGATTTTGTCCAGTGCTATTCAGCAGATTGATGAATATGAGTCTACTTCACATGCTGCAATTACAACCATTTTGGTTCTCATATTTTTGATAATGCTTTGCGCCGGTGTTGG AATCCGTTATCTTCATTCAACAACGCTACCAAGTCTATGGGGAGCACGCAGCAACAAAGTGGCATCAGCAGCACAACCGCCACTTTTGATGGAGACACAAATAGCGGAAGAAGTAGCGACAATATCGTGGCAGGAATCGAGAGGAGGAAATATGTTCCGCCGATTTATAGATTTTTGCCAAGCACGGGGCGGGGTTCGTTGTCGGGTGCGGAAGTTCTTCTCGAAGCGTCAGCG GTGCAAACAAAAAATAGCTCAGACGAGCTGCACTTTAAGTATACTCAG CCGCCCGACCAAACAGAGCGGTTGGCGCCAACTGAACGGACATCCCAAGAATTGGTGGAGTCAGAATTTCTATACACCACCAGTAGTACAATCCGAGttcatgatgatgatgatgttgccGGATCGAAATTTGCCACCTAGATAA